Proteins from one Deltaproteobacteria bacterium genomic window:
- a CDS encoding deoxyhypusine synthase family protein — protein MKFKPISSKGLKTYSIKDRKSKVSVGDFAVPSTRGSSFAGFLESLPNILAARDIKEVASAVVQAHRSGRTVAVGMGAHVIKTGLSPLIIDLMERGVVSAIAMNGACVVHDFETAFAGCTSEDVDAELGSGSFGMAEETGRLLNKAIKRGAKKGLGCAVGEMIWKSRFPHKDKSILAAGARLGIPVTVHVALGTDILHIHPHMDGAATGAASTMDFRIFSSVVASLEGGIYVNIGSAVILPEVFLKAITLVRNLGHDIKGFSTVNMDFIQHYRPLTNVVRRPTMGGGKGYRLTGHHEIMVPLLYGAVIEMLGEGNN, from the coding sequence ATGAAGTTCAAGCCTATCTCCTCCAAAGGCCTCAAGACCTACTCGATAAAGGACAGGAAAAGCAAGGTTAGCGTGGGGGATTTTGCCGTCCCCTCGACCAGAGGCTCTTCTTTCGCCGGGTTCCTCGAAAGCCTACCCAACATACTCGCGGCCAGGGACATTAAGGAGGTCGCATCCGCGGTCGTCCAGGCCCACAGGAGCGGCCGGACCGTGGCCGTCGGCATGGGCGCACATGTCATCAAGACGGGCCTTTCCCCGCTTATAATAGACCTCATGGAGCGGGGCGTCGTCTCGGCAATAGCCATGAACGGCGCTTGCGTGGTGCACGATTTCGAGACCGCCTTTGCCGGCTGCACCTCGGAGGACGTTGATGCTGAACTCGGTAGCGGCTCATTCGGCATGGCCGAGGAGACAGGGAGGCTCCTGAATAAAGCGATAAAAAGGGGCGCGAAAAAGGGGCTCGGATGCGCGGTCGGCGAGATGATATGGAAATCCCGCTTCCCGCATAAGGACAAGAGCATCCTCGCCGCAGGGGCGAGGCTCGGCATACCCGTAACAGTGCACGTAGCCCTCGGGACCGACATCCTCCACATACACCCGCACATGGACGGCGCTGCCACAGGCGCGGCCTCGACGATGGATTTCAGGATTTTTTCTTCGGTAGTCGCCTCGCTCGAAGGCGGCATATATGTAAACATCGGCTCTGCCGTGATACTCCCGGAGGTCTTCCTTAAGGCGATCACTCTCGTCCGGAACCTGGGGCACGATATAAAAGGCTTCTCTACCGTCAACATGGACTTTATCCAGCACTACAGGCCCCTTACCAATGTCGTCCGGAGGCCGACCATGGGCGGGGGAAAGGGATACAGGCTCACCGGCCACCATGAGATAATGGTGCCGCTCCTTTACGGGGCGGTGATTGAGATGCTTGGCGAGGGAAATAACTAA
- a CDS encoding D-sedoheptulose 7-phosphate isomerase, with protein sequence MKNDDIAARSFKESIRAKEKFLTPENVSAVVRSAEIISEVFKKGGKLLIAGNGGSAADAQHLAAEFVNRFEVERPPLPAVALTTDSSAITSIGNDYSFDEVFSKQVTALGRPEDVLIAITTSGNSRNILKAVEAAGAVGMKVIILTGKGGGLLAGKGDVFINVDAARTARIQEVHITFCHAVCELVDHMLFQKV encoded by the coding sequence ATGAAAAATGACGATATAGCGGCAAGGTCGTTTAAAGAGAGCATAAGGGCCAAGGAGAAGTTCCTGACCCCCGAGAATGTCTCGGCGGTCGTGCGCTCGGCTGAGATCATTTCCGAGGTTTTCAAAAAGGGCGGGAAGCTCTTGATCGCCGGAAACGGCGGCTCTGCCGCGGACGCCCAGCACCTGGCGGCCGAGTTCGTGAACAGGTTCGAGGTCGAGAGGCCCCCGCTACCCGCCGTAGCGCTAACTACCGATTCGTCGGCGATTACGAGCATCGGGAACGACTACTCGTTCGACGAGGTCTTCTCAAAGCAGGTCACGGCGCTCGGCAGGCCCGAGGACGTGTTGATAGCGATAACCACGAGCGGCAACTCCCGTAATATCCTCAAGGCCGTGGAGGCCGCCGGGGCCGTTGGCATGAAAGTAATAATTCTCACGGGAAAGGGCGGGGGGCTCCTTGCCGGAAAAGGCGACGTATTCATAAATGTGGACGCCGCCAGGACCGCCCGCATACAGGAGGTGCACATCACCTTCTGCCACGCGGTCTGCGAGCTGGTGGACCATATGCTCTTCCAGAAGGTTTAA
- a CDS encoding aminopeptidase — protein MADPRVTKLASILVNHSLGVKKNDTVLISSSTELAKPLVLEVFREVLKAGGHPTTSIGFEETSNIFFDTATKEQVAFFPKTKLFEAKNIDCFVNIRASANKKALSNVDARVVGERSKVLRPISEEIVNRKRWILCNFPTNGLAQEADMSLEEYEDFVYGATNIDWNKVKQKEMKLKAALDRAKEVRIVGKDTDLKMGIAGRKSIPCYGERNMPDGEVFLSPEEDSAEGYIYYEMPAIYQGREVTGIRLKFKAGKVVEASADKNEDFLIAMLDTDKGARFLGELGVGVNYGIQKFTKDILFDEKIGGTVHLAVGRSYEEAGGKNISAIHWDMIKDLRKGGAIYLDGKAIQKNGRFLI, from the coding sequence ATGGCAGACCCGCGCGTTACAAAACTTGCGTCCATACTCGTTAACCACTCTCTCGGGGTCAAGAAGAACGATACCGTCCTTATTAGCTCTTCGACCGAGCTCGCCAAGCCCCTTGTGCTCGAGGTCTTCAGGGAGGTATTGAAGGCCGGAGGCCACCCCACGACGAGCATAGGTTTCGAGGAGACTTCCAACATATTCTTCGATACGGCTACAAAAGAGCAGGTCGCCTTCTTTCCCAAGACCAAGCTCTTCGAGGCCAAGAATATCGACTGCTTCGTGAATATCAGGGCGTCGGCCAACAAAAAGGCGCTCTCTAACGTTGACGCCAGGGTCGTGGGCGAGAGGAGCAAGGTATTACGGCCCATAAGCGAGGAGATCGTGAACCGCAAGAGGTGGATCCTCTGCAACTTCCCCACGAACGGGCTCGCGCAGGAGGCGGACATGAGCCTCGAGGAGTACGAGGACTTCGTCTACGGCGCTACCAACATCGACTGGAACAAGGTCAAGCAGAAGGAGATGAAGCTAAAGGCCGCTCTCGACAGGGCCAAAGAGGTGAGGATAGTCGGCAAGGACACGGACTTGAAGATGGGTATAGCCGGGAGAAAATCCATCCCCTGCTACGGCGAGAGAAACATGCCCGACGGAGAGGTCTTCCTCTCGCCCGAGGAGGACTCGGCAGAGGGCTACATCTATTACGAGATGCCCGCAATATACCAGGGCCGCGAGGTTACGGGCATAAGGCTTAAATTCAAGGCCGGAAAAGTCGTTGAGGCGAGCGCGGACAAGAACGAGGACTTCCTGATAGCCATGCTCGACACTGACAAGGGCGCGCGCTTCCTAGGAGAGCTGGGAGTGGGCGTTAACTACGGAATCCAGAAGTTCACGAAGGACATCCTCTTTGACGAGAAGATAGGCGGCACCGTGCACCTGGCTGTCGGCAGGTCCTATGAGGAGGCGGGGGGCAAGAACATCTCCGCCATACACTGGGACATGATAAAGGACTTAAGGAAAGGCGGGGCCATATATCTCGATGGAAAGGCCATACAGAAGAACGGCAGGTTCCTGATTTAG
- a CDS encoding TIGR01212 family radical SAM protein (This family includes YhcC from E. coli K-12, an uncharacterized radical SAM protein.), producing MSELYNPLSSHLKSVFGCKVFKVSIDIGLPCPNRRGGARGGCSFCVESTLVPKTFEAGMGVREQLISGIEYVGKRYKAERFIAYFQQGTNTNAPVGVLRGYFREALIPEVAAIAVGTRPDCLDDATFGLLSELNEERPLWLELGLQSANDRTLSRINRGHTAEDFRGAVIRAAARGIKVCAHVIIGLPGEREADYLKTIDFLAGLPVWGVKFHQLQIVKGSHMEKEWRRGEIVTLSLDEYADAVVRCLERLPQDVVIHRLCGDVPSELLSSPVWGANKFKVIEKITGLLRERNTRQGAKTTGAP from the coding sequence ATGTCTGAACTATACAACCCCCTTTCATCCCATCTTAAATCCGTCTTCGGCTGCAAGGTATTCAAGGTGAGCATCGATATAGGACTACCCTGCCCGAACCGGCGCGGCGGGGCGCGCGGCGGCTGCTCATTTTGCGTCGAGTCCACGCTCGTCCCCAAGACATTTGAAGCGGGCATGGGCGTAAGGGAGCAGCTCATCTCCGGGATCGAGTATGTAGGGAAACGGTACAAGGCGGAAAGGTTCATCGCCTACTTCCAACAGGGCACGAACACGAACGCGCCTGTTGGTGTATTGCGCGGATATTTCAGGGAAGCCCTTATCCCGGAGGTCGCGGCCATAGCCGTGGGCACAAGGCCGGACTGCCTTGATGACGCAACATTCGGGCTCCTTTCTGAGTTGAATGAGGAGAGGCCCCTTTGGTTGGAGCTGGGCCTTCAATCGGCGAATGATAGGACGCTTTCGAGGATAAACCGGGGGCACACGGCCGAAGATTTCAGGGGCGCCGTTATCCGGGCGGCAGCGCGGGGCATAAAGGTGTGCGCTCATGTGATAATAGGGCTTCCGGGCGAAAGGGAAGCCGACTACCTCAAGACTATCGATTTCCTTGCCGGGCTCCCGGTCTGGGGCGTGAAATTCCACCAGCTCCAGATCGTAAAGGGCTCTCACATGGAAAAAGAGTGGAGGAGGGGAGAGATAGTGACGCTATCTCTTGATGAGTACGCGGACGCGGTTGTAAGGTGTCTTGAAAGGCTTCCCCAGGATGTGGTCATACACAGGCTTTGCGGAGATGTGCCAAGTGAACTCCTTAGCTCCCCGGTCTGGGGCGCGAACAAGTTCAAGGTGATCGAAAAGATAACAGGGCTTTTAAGGGAGCGGAATACCAGGCAGGGGGCAAAGACAACCGGAGCCCCCTGA
- a CDS encoding NFACT family protein: protein MGPLLLKNVVSELNERLSGGVVSKVHQPDDRNILLRIFVRGREEKLVISAHHRLGRMHLTGLEFKNPPSPLRFCAFLRSRITNARIEGISQSDLERIAYIGLSVRKGDDREAFRLVCELTGKSANIILVDNEGIVLDALRYFEPETSVRAVMPGFKLSPLPPLEKAFREEAVPRLEGESWNEAADRFYSALLSEEGFSARRGELKKVITEAGKKLKRKLQNLEGDRARALTEIEYYKTGELLTANFHLLKRGMKEAEVIDYTKDPPEPVLVRLDEKLGPAENVERYFKRARKAKKALKLLEERVPIVEGELEYIGSLLYQSEEAETYEDLLEIEEELRKGGYLKRMEKEKLKEAVRAEPIRRFKSSDGFEILCGKSGPGNDLIVSEYASNEDIWFHARNMPGSHALIKAGGRSGEITKKTIEEAASIAAFYSKGKNASKVDVIYTEARNVKKPRGAKPGMVMVREFKSVVVRPGLPKGVVDGVDRGEDKGEDKAGRGGAS from the coding sequence ATGGGGCCGCTCCTGTTAAAAAATGTCGTATCCGAACTGAATGAACGGCTGAGCGGCGGGGTGGTTTCCAAAGTCCACCAGCCGGACGACCGGAATATCCTGTTAAGGATATTCGTAAGGGGGAGGGAGGAGAAGCTCGTCATATCCGCCCACCACAGGCTCGGAAGGATGCACCTGACCGGACTGGAATTCAAGAACCCCCCGTCGCCGCTACGTTTCTGCGCCTTCCTCCGTAGCAGGATAACCAACGCCCGTATAGAAGGAATTTCCCAGTCGGACCTCGAAAGGATAGCCTACATAGGCTTAAGCGTCAGAAAAGGGGATGACAGGGAGGCATTCAGGCTCGTCTGCGAGCTGACCGGCAAGTCCGCCAATATCATCCTCGTTGATAATGAAGGTATCGTGCTCGACGCATTGAGGTATTTCGAGCCTGAGACATCGGTCAGGGCCGTTATGCCCGGCTTCAAGCTTTCGCCCCTGCCTCCCCTGGAAAAAGCGTTTAGGGAAGAGGCGGTCCCGAGGCTTGAGGGAGAGAGCTGGAACGAGGCGGCAGACAGGTTCTACTCCGCTCTCCTCAGTGAAGAGGGGTTCTCGGCCCGGAGGGGGGAACTTAAAAAGGTGATCACCGAGGCCGGGAAGAAGCTCAAGAGGAAGCTTCAGAACCTTGAGGGAGACAGGGCAAGGGCCCTTACTGAAATCGAATACTATAAGACGGGCGAGCTCCTTACGGCCAACTTCCACCTCCTTAAGAGGGGCATGAAGGAGGCCGAGGTCATTGACTATACGAAAGACCCGCCCGAGCCGGTGCTCGTAAGGCTTGATGAAAAGCTCGGCCCTGCCGAGAACGTTGAGAGGTATTTTAAGCGGGCAAGAAAGGCGAAGAAGGCGCTGAAGCTTCTTGAAGAGCGGGTCCCCATCGTCGAGGGGGAGCTTGAGTACATCGGCTCCCTCCTCTATCAATCAGAGGAAGCGGAAACATACGAGGACCTTTTAGAAATAGAGGAAGAGCTCCGAAAAGGGGGTTATCTCAAGAGAATGGAAAAGGAGAAGTTAAAGGAGGCCGTCAGGGCCGAGCCCATACGAAGATTCAAATCTTCGGACGGCTTCGAGATACTCTGCGGCAAGAGCGGGCCTGGAAATGACCTCATTGTATCCGAATACGCATCGAACGAGGATATATGGTTCCATGCCAGGAACATGCCCGGCTCCCACGCGCTCATAAAGGCCGGCGGCAGGTCCGGGGAGATCACGAAGAAGACCATCGAGGAGGCGGCCTCCATCGCTGCCTTCTACAGCAAGGGGAAGAACGCGTCCAAGGTGGATGTCATCTACACCGAAGCCCGGAACGTAAAAAAGCCCAGGGGAGCGAAGCCCGGCATGGTCATGGTAAGGGAATTCAAAAGCGTGGTCGTCAGGCCCGGCCTCCCCAAGGGCGTTGTCGATGGAGTAGATAGGGGAGAAGATAAAGGAGAGGACAAGGCCGGACGCGGAGGGGCGTCTTGA
- a CDS encoding 4Fe-4S dicluster domain-containing protein, which produces MTEDEKREAVLRLEKRYTEEFGKKTTVDSTPAQEGVLFGYALNIQKCIGCRRCVYACVKENNQSRDNPEVQWIRVLKMEKGNFLAENMDKGYPDPAGIQVGGNAYQNSGVVLEGEHYYEPAEVPEKGHFYFPMQCMQCEKPPCVKVCPVRTTYRDPDGIVVIDYNWCIGCRMCIAACPYWARRFNWGEPNLPAEEMNPVTHYLGNRPRMKGVAEKCTFCLQRTRQGRYTACVEVCPVGARKFGNLLDPESEVRKILEKKRVFRLKAELNTYPKFFYFID; this is translated from the coding sequence ATGACCGAGGACGAGAAGAGGGAGGCCGTACTCCGGCTCGAAAAGAGATATACCGAGGAGTTCGGGAAAAAGACCACCGTCGACAGCACACCTGCCCAGGAAGGGGTCCTCTTCGGCTACGCCCTCAACATCCAGAAGTGCATAGGCTGCAGGCGGTGCGTCTATGCCTGCGTGAAGGAAAACAACCAGTCCCGCGACAACCCCGAGGTCCAGTGGATACGGGTCTTGAAGATGGAGAAGGGGAATTTTCTTGCCGAGAACATGGACAAGGGTTACCCGGACCCCGCCGGCATACAGGTGGGCGGGAATGCCTACCAGAACTCGGGCGTGGTGCTCGAAGGCGAGCACTATTACGAGCCCGCCGAGGTCCCTGAAAAGGGGCACTTCTACTTCCCAATGCAGTGCATGCAGTGCGAAAAGCCGCCCTGCGTCAAAGTCTGCCCGGTCCGCACCACGTACAGGGACCCTGACGGCATAGTGGTAATAGACTACAACTGGTGCATCGGGTGCAGGATGTGCATCGCAGCCTGCCCGTACTGGGCCCGGAGGTTCAACTGGGGCGAGCCCAACCTCCCGGCCGAGGAGATGAACCCTGTTACGCATTATCTCGGGAACCGTCCGAGGATGAAGGGTGTCGCCGAAAAGTGCACGTTCTGCCTTCAGAGGACCAGGCAGGGCCGCTACACGGCCTGCGTGGAGGTCTGCCCGGTCGGGGCCAGAAAGTTCGGGAACCTCCTCGACCCCGAAAGCGAAGTAAGGAAGATATTGGAGAAAAAGAGGGTGTTCCGGCTCAAGGCCGAGCTCAACACCTATCCGAAATTCTTCTATTTCATCGATTAA
- the nrfD gene encoding polysulfide reductase NrfD, with product MKPLIRFALDSFVYVARGSAVFYGWLIFLGFLSFLMCLGAYEQFTKGMIVTNYNDVVSWGLYEAQFIFLVGVAAAAVTVVFPSYVYHHKKMKEIVVLGEVLAISAVSMVMIFIMFHMGRPDRLWHLIPVIGIFNWPHSMLTWDVIVLNGYLGLNAVCAFYYLYMKYTGREVNKLFYMPLVYISIVWALSIHTVTAFLLNTMPSRPMWFHSMMPIKFIATAFAAGPSMIIVSFLVINKFTKLKIADEAIETLAQIVTWCLGITIFLGISEVVTELYPSTEHSFSLQYLIFGKHGLTGLVIWYWSAVVLLLAAFFMLLTPSLRKNHKLWLPLACAFTFAGVWIDKGMGLVVPAFIPSPIGELSEYTPSAIEIVNTLGGWAAGLLIFTVLAKGAIGVLLGEVKYRAASDLASEFSSEWQPVVHSREEICK from the coding sequence ATGAAGCCTCTTATCCGTTTTGCCCTGGACTCGTTCGTGTACGTGGCCAGAGGGAGCGCCGTCTTCTACGGCTGGCTCATCTTTCTGGGCTTTCTCTCGTTCCTCATGTGCCTTGGCGCGTACGAGCAGTTCACCAAGGGCATGATCGTAACGAATTACAATGACGTGGTGAGCTGGGGGCTCTACGAGGCCCAGTTCATCTTCCTGGTCGGCGTGGCCGCGGCTGCCGTAACGGTCGTATTCCCCTCTTATGTCTACCATCACAAAAAAATGAAGGAGATCGTCGTCCTTGGCGAAGTGCTGGCCATATCCGCGGTCTCCATGGTCATGATATTCATAATGTTCCACATGGGTCGGCCCGACAGGCTCTGGCACCTCATCCCGGTAATAGGCATATTCAACTGGCCGCACTCCATGCTCACCTGGGACGTCATAGTCCTTAACGGCTATCTGGGCCTTAACGCCGTATGCGCCTTCTATTACCTCTACATGAAATACACGGGCCGGGAGGTCAATAAGCTCTTCTACATGCCGCTCGTCTACATCTCGATAGTCTGGGCGCTCTCCATACACACGGTCACGGCGTTCCTCTTGAACACCATGCCCTCCAGGCCCATGTGGTTCCATTCGATGATGCCGATAAAGTTCATCGCCACGGCCTTTGCCGCGGGCCCGTCGATGATAATCGTCTCGTTCCTGGTCATTAACAAGTTCACGAAGCTCAAGATCGCCGACGAAGCCATTGAGACCCTCGCACAGATAGTAACGTGGTGCCTGGGCATAACCATATTCCTCGGCATATCAGAGGTGGTGACCGAGCTCTATCCGTCGACCGAGCACTCGTTCTCGCTCCAGTACCTCATATTCGGCAAGCACGGCCTCACGGGCCTGGTCATCTGGTACTGGAGCGCGGTCGTATTGCTCCTTGCCGCGTTCTTCATGCTCCTTACGCCTTCGCTCAGGAAAAACCACAAGCTCTGGCTGCCGCTCGCCTGCGCCTTCACATTCGCCGGCGTATGGATAGACAAGGGCATGGGGCTAGTCGTCCCGGCGTTCATCCCCTCGCCCATCGGCGAGCTATCCGAGTACACGCCCTCGGCGATCGAGATAGTGAATACGCTCGGCGGCTGGGCCGCAGGCCTCCTCATATTCACGGTTCTCGCAAAAGGCGCCATAGGGGTGCTCCTCGGAGAGGTAAAGTACAGGGCGGCGTCGGACCTTGCGAGCGAGTTTTCAAGCGAGTGGCAGCCCGTCGTCCATTCGCGCGAGGAGATATGCAAATGA
- the petA gene encoding ubiquinol-cytochrome c reductase iron-sulfur subunit: MKGIVSRRKFLTGAAAFLGALGAAFAAVPFIRAMSPTKDILAAGVQEVDISNLREGELRTVIWRKQPVFILRRTPAMIEEASLINPATLADPAAPEERVVDPGLFVSIGICTHLGCIPQFRETVPETGVAGFYCPCHGGKYDNLGRRLGGPPPENLRLLPYRVEGQTLILGTERFGGYGENVRKIQDLPTI, encoded by the coding sequence ATGAAGGGCATCGTAAGCCGGCGGAAATTCCTGACCGGCGCGGCGGCGTTCCTCGGCGCGCTCGGCGCGGCTTTTGCCGCGGTCCCTTTCATAAGGGCCATGAGCCCCACCAAGGACATACTCGCGGCCGGGGTCCAGGAGGTGGACATCTCTAACCTCCGCGAAGGGGAACTCCGGACCGTTATCTGGAGGAAGCAGCCGGTCTTCATCCTCCGGCGCACCCCGGCCATGATAGAGGAGGCGTCCCTCATAAACCCGGCAACGCTCGCAGACCCGGCAGCGCCCGAAGAACGGGTCGTGGACCCGGGCCTCTTCGTCTCAATAGGCATATGCACGCACCTCGGCTGCATACCGCAGTTCAGGGAAACGGTGCCTGAGACAGGTGTTGCTGGCTTTTACTGCCCCTGCCACGGCGGGAAATACGACAACCTCGGGAGAAGGCTCGGCGGCCCGCCGCCGGAAAACCTTCGCCTTCTTCCCTACCGGGTCGAGGGGCAGACGCTCATACTCGGCACCGAGCGCTTCGGCGGCTACGGCGAGAACGTAAGGAAGATACAGGACCTGCCAACGATTTAA
- a CDS encoding cytochrome b/b6, translating into MARYLDWIDKRLPLSEFIEKHITGYPTPKNINYFWNFGSVLGVFFVIQVITGVWLAMYYKPDESLAFDSVQHIMRDVHYGWLIRYLHAVGATGIFFALYVHMGRGLYYGSYKGPRELLWWIGLLIFLGFMAEAFMGYLLPWGQMSFWGATVITNLFTAIPFIGQGLTVWLRGDFAVGDATLTRFYSFHTTLFPFAILGGLIILHLSALHRVGSGNPEGIEYDKNGPEMVPFSPYFITKDAWFLSLVLTIFLYFVFFWPDAFMEPVNNEPANPLKTPLHIVPEWYFLPFYAILRSIPDKLGGAIAMGASIFILALLPFLDRSKTRSAKYRPVKKVLTWIFFLNFILLGYIGLYPPDFISPVGVRMAVLGMIATIIYFLFFALLPVLPYFERTREPRKEKRRG; encoded by the coding sequence ATGGCCCGGTACCTCGATTGGATAGATAAGCGCCTTCCCCTCTCCGAATTTATCGAGAAGCACATAACTGGCTATCCCACCCCGAAAAATATCAATTACTTCTGGAACTTCGGCTCGGTCCTCGGAGTCTTCTTCGTAATCCAGGTCATAACCGGGGTCTGGCTCGCCATGTACTATAAGCCTGACGAGTCTCTGGCCTTCGACAGCGTCCAGCACATAATGCGGGACGTACACTACGGGTGGTTGATACGCTACCTCCACGCGGTCGGCGCAACCGGCATCTTCTTCGCCCTTTACGTGCACATGGGGCGGGGCCTCTACTACGGCTCCTACAAGGGCCCCCGTGAGCTACTCTGGTGGATAGGGCTCCTCATTTTCCTGGGCTTCATGGCAGAGGCCTTCATGGGCTATCTCCTCCCCTGGGGGCAGATGTCCTTCTGGGGCGCTACCGTCATAACCAACCTGTTTACGGCGATACCGTTCATCGGACAGGGGCTTACAGTATGGCTCCGGGGCGACTTTGCAGTCGGCGACGCGACCCTTACGAGGTTCTACTCCTTTCACACGACCCTTTTCCCTTTCGCCATACTCGGGGGCCTCATAATCCTCCACCTCTCGGCCCTCCACAGGGTGGGATCGGGGAACCCCGAGGGAATCGAGTACGACAAGAACGGGCCTGAGATGGTCCCCTTCTCGCCCTATTTCATTACAAAGGACGCCTGGTTCCTGAGCCTGGTCCTCACCATCTTTCTCTACTTCGTCTTCTTTTGGCCCGATGCCTTCATGGAACCCGTAAATAACGAGCCCGCAAACCCATTGAAGACCCCGCTCCACATCGTGCCCGAATGGTATTTCCTCCCCTTCTACGCGATTTTGAGGTCCATTCCGGATAAGCTAGGGGGTGCTATCGCCATGGGCGCATCCATATTCATCCTGGCGCTCCTCCCCTTTCTCGACCGCTCGAAGACGCGTAGCGCGAAGTACAGACCCGTAAAGAAGGTGCTCACATGGATTTTTTTCCTGAATTTCATACTTCTCGGCTACATAGGCCTCTACCCGCCGGACTTCATATCACCGGTCGGTGTGAGGATGGCCGTCCTCGGCATGATTGCGACGATAATTTATTTCCTGTTTTTCGCGCTCCTGCCTGTCCTGCCGTATTTCGAAAGGACCAGGGAGCCCCGGAAGGAGAAGAGGCGTGGCTAG
- a CDS encoding cytochrome c1, which produces MARVLLQILLLFVILYPFQALAEFQRERVAFDMGPEAYSRGMGLYMQHCAACHGLKYFRGPDAQEGIPPGLDPESAQTAFGVVPPDLTLMASARGKGLKGAEYIYDLLTTYYIADGEIRNRAFAEETQTEGAIAMPPPIPMDDPGLPEKARDIAAFLYLVSEPSLEDRSSLGPWVLGFMALITAVLYVLNRYTWKEQKRKLRG; this is translated from the coding sequence GTGGCTAGGGTCCTGCTCCAAATCCTTCTTTTGTTCGTAATACTCTACCCCTTTCAGGCCCTTGCGGAGTTCCAAAGGGAGCGGGTGGCATTCGACATGGGCCCGGAGGCCTATTCAAGAGGCATGGGGCTCTACATGCAGCATTGCGCCGCCTGCCACGGGCTTAAGTACTTCCGGGGCCCGGACGCGCAGGAGGGCATACCCCCGGGACTGGACCCCGAATCCGCACAGACTGCCTTTGGCGTGGTGCCGCCTGACCTGACCCTTATGGCCTCGGCCAGGGGAAAGGGGCTTAAGGGCGCGGAGTACATATATGACCTGCTTACAACCTACTACATCGCCGACGGGGAGATAAGGAACCGCGCCTTTGCCGAGGAAACCCAGACCGAGGGCGCCATAGCAATGCCCCCGCCCATCCCAATGGACGACCCCGGGCTTCCGGAAAAGGCGAGGGACATCGCCGCATTCCTCTATCTCGTCTCGGAACCCTCCCTTGAAGACAGGAGTAGCCTGGGCCCCTGGGTGCTCGGGTTCATGGCCCTCATTACGGCGGTCCTCTACGTCCTTAACCGCTATACCTGGAAGGAGCAGAAAAGGAAGCTCCGTGGCTGA